Part of the Methanothermobacter sp. MT-2 genome is shown below.
CTGTGTCTTTTCCAGCGTCTCCTGTTACTATTATGTCTCCGCTTAGCATGTATAATCCTGCGAGGTCTTTTATGTCTCCGTCTATGATGATTGTTCCTCCTTTGTTTAGTTGTCCGACTCCGTTGCCCGCGTCTCCGTGTATTACTATTGTGCCGTTGTATGTTCCGAATCCGACGCCGTCTTTGGCTGATCCTTCGACTATTATTTCGCCTGCTGTCATGTTGTCTCCTAGGTATCTTCCTGTGTTTCCCATGACTTTTATTTTGGCTCCGTCATTTAGGGCTCCTATGAAGTCGCCGAATTCTCCTTTTAGTATGAATTCTGCTTCTTCTCGGATTCCTACTACGAGTGAGTCGAGTTTTTTATCATTTTCTATTATGAATTTTTTTGTGTTGTCTTTTAGGCCTTCTTTTATTATTTTATTGATTTTTCGGGTGGATAGGTTATTTCCTGAGATTACTAATTCTGTTTTCATGTTATCCCCTTGAAGTGTTCTGAAGGTCTAATTTCTGATTTTTTTCATGGTTTTATTTAAACATTCCCATCCATTAGAGTTTTAGGTTGGATGTGTCAATATTTATATGAGATTCGCATAATTTTATATGAGAGTATTGGAAGGTGGTTATAATGAAGACTTTGATCACTAACCTTAGGGGCCGCTGCCTCTTTGATGTTACAATGAGAAACAAAATAGATGGTTTAATATTGGTTCAGAGCGAAAAATTTGACGATCTATCCCTTGAAAAGTTCGTTAAAGGAGGACTAATAAAAATAGAGACTGAAGACCCTCTTAAAGCATGTTATAAGATGTGTGAGGTTATAAGAGGGGCTAAAAAGCATGGTGAGGTTTATGTCGCTTATAATGGTGACGACTTGGGAGGTCTTCTAGCATTAGCGGCATTCAAAGAAGGTGTTGATGCTATCTTCACTTGTTTCAGGGAGACGTCAGTTAGGCTGCCAATTCCAAGGCTTGATATATCAGATTCAAAACTTAGAATCTTGGAAGTTTTGGAGGATGAAAATTTAACCGCTGTAGAAATTGCAAAAAGGGTTGGTGTTTCAAGGGCCATGGTTTATAAACATCTTAGTGATCTTATAGAGATGGGACTTGTGAAGCAGTCCCATCTGCTTGAGAAGTATTCTATTACAAAAGCGGGAAAATTCGTTACAATATAATATATTATTCCATGGGGTATCCTATCCTCAGACGATATGATGCCCTTTCACTAACTAAAACAGTGCCTGGTATGAAAAAATCTTTAAATTTTTCTACTTTTTTTCTCATGCAAGGTTTGAGATCTATATTCCTAGTATAGGATGCGCATTCATCTTCTTCTATTATTCCCTTCTTTACTAGTTCGATGTATCTCATTTTTATGGTTTCTTCGTCTAACACATCCATGTTATCACCACTAATTTCAATTGATAGAAACCTATATATATCTTTTGTGTATTAAATAGATGATAACCTATAAGTATTTATACTATTAAATCCAAGATTATAAACAATGTTCAAAAAAAGTTTATGGTTGGTGGGGATAAAAACATGAAAAGAAGAGAAAAAAACCATGACCAAATACTGAAAATAATAACCGATCAACTGCAAAGAGAAGGCTACACCGTAAAATGCCATGAAAAACACAAAATACCCAAAATCCAAGGATTCAAACCAGACCTCTACGCAGTTAAAAACTTCAAAGACATCATCATAGAAGTTACCAGGGACCCGAACAGATTCTCACAAAACATGAAAAAATGGAGAAGATTCGGATTCAACAACAACGGCACCAGATTCTGGATAGTAACAACCCCAGACCTCAAAGAAACAATAAAACTACAACTCCAAGTCTTCAACATACCAGCAGAAATATACTACTGCAACGGAAACAAAATAAAAAAGATAAGTTAAAGTTCCTTTAACATTAAATCAATAATCCTAGCCTTCTTCTCATCCCCACCCTGAAGCCCATGAACTGCAAATTCTCTATTAACCCTCCTTTTCATCTCACCAAAAATCATCTTATAAGCCTCGCACTGATGATCCACACCATCAAGCTCCATCCCACCCTCATCATCAATACTCACAGCATTATAAGGACAGCCACCAAGACAAAAACGATAATAATCACAAGAAGAACATTCCCTATCAACAAGCCCCCTCCAATCCCTAAGCCTCCCCATAGCCTCTGAACCTTCAAGATCATCCATACTAGGACTATCCTCCACATTACCCATA
Proteins encoded:
- a CDS encoding glutamate synthase subunit produces the protein MKTELVISGNNLSTRKINKIIKEGLKDNTKKFIIENDKKLDSLVVGIREEAEFILKGEFGDFIGALNDGAKIKVMGNTGRYLGDNMTAGEIIVEGSAKDGVGFGTYNGTIVIHGDAGNGVGQLNKGGTIIIDGDIKDLAGLYMLSGDIIVTGDAGKDTGDWIIGGNIYVAGDFETGTNTKVSSLEKEDTLKLSKLFYDYGIEAEVENFKKIQRKKLRPFYG